The proteins below are encoded in one region of Methylocystis rosea:
- a CDS encoding TniB family NTP-binding protein — MIDRAAHVTDEVASLLDASNDARIQFIRSKPWVHYPKAKHIVDLIQGLPTHPRTTRMPSIAVYGDSGMGKSMIVGRFKHDQMLAFDAATADARRKFLVVELAGGPGERRLYAQILSALGAPSNPRATIVALEQTTIRLLRAVGVQVLLIDEIHNIIAGSWREQRVVLNTLRFLSNELQLSLVCFGITEAREAINGDVQLARRFDVVTLPRWKADDEFQQLVLAILRNLPLRQPSILTARGLKRILRVTEGVTSKIFRLVNEVAIQAIETGTERLTDEAIDDWRPISEEEAAFQ; from the coding sequence GTGATCGATAGGGCCGCCCACGTCACGGACGAAGTTGCAAGTCTTCTCGACGCATCTAATGACGCGCGGATCCAATTTATTCGATCAAAGCCGTGGGTCCACTATCCAAAAGCAAAACATATCGTCGATTTGATTCAGGGTCTCCCGACTCACCCGCGCACGACGCGAATGCCGTCAATCGCCGTCTATGGCGACAGCGGCATGGGAAAATCGATGATCGTCGGGCGCTTCAAGCACGACCAGATGCTCGCTTTCGATGCAGCAACAGCCGACGCACGACGTAAATTTCTCGTTGTGGAGTTGGCGGGCGGGCCGGGCGAGCGGCGCCTTTATGCACAAATTCTCTCTGCACTTGGCGCCCCTTCCAATCCGCGCGCGACAATTGTCGCATTAGAGCAGACGACAATTCGACTATTGCGAGCCGTGGGCGTTCAAGTCCTGCTGATAGATGAAATTCATAATATCATCGCCGGTTCATGGCGCGAGCAGCGTGTCGTTCTGAACACGCTTCGTTTCTTGAGTAACGAGCTTCAGCTTTCGCTTGTCTGCTTCGGCATCACGGAAGCACGTGAGGCGATCAACGGCGACGTACAGCTTGCCAGACGCTTTGATGTTGTCACGTTGCCGCGCTGGAAAGCCGATGACGAGTTTCAGCAACTCGTCCTTGCCATTCTCCGCAATCTCCCGCTTCGTCAGCCGAGCATTCTGACGGCGCGCGGTCTCAAACGAATTCTTCGAGTGACTGAAGGCGTAACGTCAAAAATATTCCGCCTTGTGAATGAAGTCGCGATCCAGGCTATCGAGACAGGAACGGAACGACTAACCGACGAAGCCATTGATGATTGGAGGCCTATCAGCGAGGAGGAAGCCGCGTTCCAATGA
- a CDS encoding transposase: MAQQHPKIEAVSRDRRGLYAQGVRQGVPQARQITHHFHLLQNWRESIERHMTRASHFAGRPNFRPSPKIVKQRPMASAPAKPQTSNLGKKITVASRDATSAK; encoded by the coding sequence TTGGCTCAGCAGCACCCCAAAATCGAAGCCGTCAGCCGCGACCGCCGCGGGCTTTACGCCCAAGGCGTCCGGCAAGGGGTGCCGCAAGCTCGACAAATTACTCACCACTTTCATTTGCTGCAGAACTGGCGCGAGAGCATCGAACGACACATGACCCGAGCTAGCCATTTCGCGGGTCGCCCCAATTTCCGCCCGTCCCCGAAGATCGTCAAGCAGCGCCCAATGGCGAGCGCGCCCGCGAAGCCGCAGACAAGTAACTTAGGCAAGAAGATTACAGTCGCTTCGCGGGACGCGACGTCGGCTAAATAG
- a CDS encoding NAD-dependent formate dehydrogenase: MAKIVCVLYDDPVDGYPKAYARDEVAQPKRYPDGQTLPSPKAIDFKPGTLLGSVSGELGLRKFLESNDHQLMVTSSKDGADSVLDQELPDADIVISQPFWPAYMTRERIAKASKLRLIVTAGIGSDHIDLQAAIDRNITVAEVTYCNSISVSEHVVMMILALVRNYIPSYEWVVTGGWNIADCVARSYDLEAMQVGTVAAGRIGSAVLRRLKPFDVGLHYFDRHRLPESVERELNVTYHPSVESMVEVCDVVTINCPLHPETEHLFNDALIAKMKRGSYIVNTARGKICDRDAIVRALESGQLAGYAGDVWFPQPAPVDHPWRSMPHHGMTPHISGTSLTAQTLECWFENRPIRDEYLIVSAGKLAGAGAHSYSAGDATSGSEEAVRFKKG; this comes from the coding sequence ATGGCCAAGATCGTATGCGTGCTGTATGATGATCCGGTCGACGGTTATCCGAAAGCCTATGCGCGCGATGAGGTGGCTCAGCCCAAACGCTATCCCGACGGACAAACGCTGCCCTCCCCAAAAGCAATCGATTTCAAGCCGGGTACGCTCCTCGGCAGCGTTTCCGGCGAACTAGGACTACGCAAATTCCTAGAGTCGAACGATCATCAACTAATGGTGACATCCAGCAAGGACGGCGCGGACAGCGTACTCGACCAAGAGCTTCCTGACGCCGACATTGTTATTTCGCAGCCTTTTTGGCCGGCTTATATGACCCGCGAGCGGATTGCGAAGGCGTCCAAGCTCAGGCTCATCGTGACCGCGGGCATTGGATCCGATCACATCGATCTGCAAGCAGCGATCGATCGCAACATCACCGTCGCGGAAGTCACATACTGCAATAGCATCAGCGTATCCGAGCACGTGGTGATGATGATCCTCGCGCTGGTACGCAATTACATCCCTTCGTACGAATGGGTCGTGACAGGCGGCTGGAATATAGCGGACTGCGTAGCGCGTTCCTACGATCTTGAAGCCATGCAGGTCGGCACTGTCGCCGCCGGCCGCATCGGCTCGGCAGTACTGCGGCGGTTGAAGCCATTCGATGTCGGCCTTCACTATTTCGACCGGCATCGCCTTCCGGAGTCGGTCGAACGAGAACTGAATGTGACGTATCACCCCAGCGTGGAAAGCATGGTCGAGGTTTGTGACGTCGTCACTATAAATTGTCCGCTGCACCCGGAGACCGAACATTTGTTCAATGACGCACTAATTGCCAAAATGAAGCGCGGCTCCTACATCGTTAACACCGCGCGCGGCAAGATCTGCGATCGCGATGCCATCGTGCGTGCCCTCGAAAGCGGACAATTGGCCGGCTATGCGGGCGATGTCTGGTTTCCTCAACCAGCACCGGTCGACCATCCTTGGAGAAGTATGCCGCACCATGGCATGACGCCGCATATTTCTGGCACCAGTCTGACGGCGCAGACTCTCGAATGCTGGTTCGAAAATCGCCCGATCCGCGATGAATACCTCATCGTTAGCGCGGGGAAGCTCGCGGGCGCGGGGGCGCATTCATATAGCGCAGGCGACGCAACCAGCGGATCGGAAGAAGCCGTCCGCTTCAAGAAAGGCTGA